In Oryza sativa Japonica Group chromosome 3, ASM3414082v1, one DNA window encodes the following:
- the LOC4333271 gene encoding la-related protein 6C isoform X2, with amino-acid sequence MPQESRGSSGKAPVTVTVTAAGASSSGECSTPPFRLNVHAPEFVPRSPAASPMAAAAAGYYSPFLQLPGSSIGLGADWSIFADPDPTFFLPDFGHAKIGGGNGQPKGASPADIAQKIIKQVEYQFSDTNLVANDFLMKIMNKDPECYVPMSVISSWKKIKAMGVTNQLLVNALRTSSKLVVSDDGKKVRRAQPFTERHKEELQSRMVIAENLPEDSTRNSLEKIFGIIGSVKNIRICHPQEPSSARSSKSDALISNKLHALIEYETSQQADRAVDKLNDERNWRKGLRVRPVLRRSPKSAMRLKRPDFDHLMISDDDHSPQSQASSDSPMADHLPDHHEDQHGKKSWGRGRGSRPHAAAGGAPQAAAAAAGHLDSLMMMSPRHAPQGPRMPDGTRGFTMGRGRPSPAAVLRSSPARAVAAPAPAAVMI; translated from the exons ATGCCACAGGAGAGCCGCGGCAGCTCCGGCAAGGCGCCGGTGACGGTGACGGTGACGGCTGCGGGGGCGAGCAGCAGCGGCGAGTGCTCGACGCCGCCCTTCAGGCTAAACGTCCACGCTCCCGAGTTCGTGCCGAGGTCGCCGGCCGCCAGCCCgatggccgcggccgccgccggctacTACTCGCCGTTCTTGCAGCTGCCGGGCAGCAGCATTGGGCTCGGCGCGGACTGGAGCATCTTCGCCGACCCAGATCCGACCTTCTTCCTGCCGGACTTTGGACACGCCAAgatcggcggcggcaatgggcAGCCCAAGGGGGCAAGTCCGGCCGACATTGCACAGAAGATCATCAAGCAG GTCGAGTACCAATTCAGTGACACGAATTTGGTCGCAAACGATTTCTTGATGAAGATCATGAACAAGGATCCTGAGTGCTATG TTCCTATGTCTGTCATTTCATCCTGGAAGAAAATCAAGGCTATGGGGGTGACCAACCAACTGCTAGTGAATGCTCTAAGAACATCCTCAAAGCTC GTTGTGAGTGACGACGGTAAGAAGGTGCGACGAGCACAGCCATTCACCGAGCGACACAAAGAAGAATTGCAG TCTCGAATGGTCATCGCGGAGAATTTGCCTGAGGATTCAACCAGGAACAGCCTCGAGAAGATCTTCGGCATCATAGGAAG CGTGAAGAACATCAGGATATGCCACCCGCAAGAGCCTAGCTCCGCGAGATCTTCCAAGTCTGACGCGCTAATCAGTAACAAG TTGCACGCGCTTATAGAGTATGAGACCTCGCAGCAAGCTGATCGGGCA GTTGATAAGCTCAACGACGAGCGCAACTGGAGAAAGGGGCTCCGCGTTCGCCCGGTGCTACGTCGATCG CCCAAATCAGCGATGCGATTGAAGCGGCCGGACTTCGACCACCTCATGATCTCCGACGACGATCACTCGCCGCAATCCCAGGCGTCGTCGGATTCGCCAATGGCGGACCACTTGCCTGACCATCAC GAAGATCAGCACGGTAAGAAGTCGTGGGGGAGAGGGCGGGGAAGCAGGCCgcacgctgccgccggcggggcgccgcaagccgccgccgccgcggccgggcaTTTGGACTCCCTGATGATGATGAGCCCCCGCCACGCGCCGCAGGGGCCGAGGATGCCCGACGGAACGCGAGGGTTCACCATGGGGCGCGGGAGGCCGTCGCCGGCTGCCGTCctccggagctcgccggcccgCGCAGTCGCCGCTCCTGCTCCGGCGGCTGTGATGATCTAA
- the LOC4333271 gene encoding la-related protein 6C isoform X1 — protein sequence MPQESRGSSGKAPVTVTVTAAGASSSGECSTPPFRLNVHAPEFVPRSPAASPMAAAAAGYYSPFLQLPGSSIGLGADWSIFADPDPTFFLPDFGHAKIGGGNGQPKGASPADIAQKIIKQVEYQFSDTNLVANDFLMKIMNKDPECYVPMSVISSWKKIKAMGVTNQLLVNALRTSSKLVVSDDGKKVRRAQPFTERHKEELQSRMVIAENLPEDSTRNSLEKIFGIIGSVKNIRICHPQEPSSARSSKSDALISNKLHALIEYETSQQADRAVDKLNDERNWRKGLRVRPVLRRSPKSAMRLKRPDFDHLMISDDDHSPQSQASSDSPMADHLPDHHQEDQHGKKSWGRGRGSRPHAAAGGAPQAAAAAAGHLDSLMMMSPRHAPQGPRMPDGTRGFTMGRGRPSPAAVLRSSPARAVAAPAPAAVMI from the exons ATGCCACAGGAGAGCCGCGGCAGCTCCGGCAAGGCGCCGGTGACGGTGACGGTGACGGCTGCGGGGGCGAGCAGCAGCGGCGAGTGCTCGACGCCGCCCTTCAGGCTAAACGTCCACGCTCCCGAGTTCGTGCCGAGGTCGCCGGCCGCCAGCCCgatggccgcggccgccgccggctacTACTCGCCGTTCTTGCAGCTGCCGGGCAGCAGCATTGGGCTCGGCGCGGACTGGAGCATCTTCGCCGACCCAGATCCGACCTTCTTCCTGCCGGACTTTGGACACGCCAAgatcggcggcggcaatgggcAGCCCAAGGGGGCAAGTCCGGCCGACATTGCACAGAAGATCATCAAGCAG GTCGAGTACCAATTCAGTGACACGAATTTGGTCGCAAACGATTTCTTGATGAAGATCATGAACAAGGATCCTGAGTGCTATG TTCCTATGTCTGTCATTTCATCCTGGAAGAAAATCAAGGCTATGGGGGTGACCAACCAACTGCTAGTGAATGCTCTAAGAACATCCTCAAAGCTC GTTGTGAGTGACGACGGTAAGAAGGTGCGACGAGCACAGCCATTCACCGAGCGACACAAAGAAGAATTGCAG TCTCGAATGGTCATCGCGGAGAATTTGCCTGAGGATTCAACCAGGAACAGCCTCGAGAAGATCTTCGGCATCATAGGAAG CGTGAAGAACATCAGGATATGCCACCCGCAAGAGCCTAGCTCCGCGAGATCTTCCAAGTCTGACGCGCTAATCAGTAACAAG TTGCACGCGCTTATAGAGTATGAGACCTCGCAGCAAGCTGATCGGGCA GTTGATAAGCTCAACGACGAGCGCAACTGGAGAAAGGGGCTCCGCGTTCGCCCGGTGCTACGTCGATCG CCCAAATCAGCGATGCGATTGAAGCGGCCGGACTTCGACCACCTCATGATCTCCGACGACGATCACTCGCCGCAATCCCAGGCGTCGTCGGATTCGCCAATGGCGGACCACTTGCCTGACCATCAC CAGGAAGATCAGCACGGTAAGAAGTCGTGGGGGAGAGGGCGGGGAAGCAGGCCgcacgctgccgccggcggggcgccgcaagccgccgccgccgcggccgggcaTTTGGACTCCCTGATGATGATGAGCCCCCGCCACGCGCCGCAGGGGCCGAGGATGCCCGACGGAACGCGAGGGTTCACCATGGGGCGCGGGAGGCCGTCGCCGGCTGCCGTCctccggagctcgccggcccgCGCAGTCGCCGCTCCTGCTCCGGCGGCTGTGATGATCTAA
- the LOC4333272 gene encoding uncharacterized protein yields the protein MPAPPAASWRRHAAAAAASSSTRKTLLLLLPVFLLLLLFVLSRAPDLTLSPAAASSRHLSAGVRPFDCYASQQASPVFASLVEGVPHPFFYSLADMGALPDHPHKNIARILKGKRFRKPDISETIQQLLGGKVGIGSRGVVVDVGANVGMASFAAAVMGFRVVAFEPVLENLQRICDGVYLNRVQDQVVVYHAAASDRVGNITMHKVIGRLDNSAISATGAKLAFKANEEIAVEVATIPLDEVILDAERVVLIKIDVQGWEYHVLRGASKLLSRRKGDAPYLIYEEDERLLQASNSSAREIRAFLSSVGYNHCTRHGTDAHCTKN from the exons atgccggcgccgcccgccgcttccTGGCGCCGgcacgctgctgccgccgccgcctcctcctccacgcgcaaaaccctcctcctcctcctccccgtcttcctcctcctcctcctcttcgtcctCTCCAGGGCTCCTGATCTcaccctctcccccgcggccgcctcctcccgccaccTCTCCGCCGGGGTTCGCCCGTTCGATTGCTACGCGTCGCAGCAGGCCTCGCCGGTCTTCGCCAGCCTGGTGGAGGGCGTGCCCCACCCCTTCTTCTACTCCCTCGCCGACATGGGGGCTCTTCCCGACCACCCCCACAAGAACATCGCTCGCATCCTCAAGGGCAAGCGCTTCCGCAAGCCCGACATCTCCGAGACAATCCAGCAGCTGCTCGGGGGGAAGGTGGGGATCGGATCCCGTGGTGTGGTGGTCGACGTGGGTGCCAATGTTGGGATGGCGTCGTTCGCCGCGGCCGTGATGGGGTTCCGGGTGGTGGCCTTCGAGCCCGTCTTGGAGAATCTGCAGAGGATTTGCGATGGGGTGTATCTCAACAGGGTGCAGGACCAGGTTGTGGTGTACCATGCCGCGGCTTCTGATCGAGTTGGGAACATCACAATGCATAAG GTGATTGGACGACTCGACAACAGTGCTATATCTGCAACCGGTGCAAAATTGGCTTTTAAAGCAAATGAAGAAATTGCTGTTGAGGTTGCTACAATACCACTGGATGAAGTCATTCTAGATGCAGAGCGAGTGGTTTTGATCAAAATTGATGTTCAGGGGTGGGAATACCATGTTCTGAGAGGTGCATCAAAGTTGCTTTCAAGGAGGAAAGGTGATGCTCCCTACCTTATATATGAAGAAGATGAACGCCTACTGCAGGCAAGCAACAGTAGTGCACGAGAGATAAGGGCATTTCTTAGTAGTGTTGGTTACAATCACTGTACACGTCATGGCACAGATGCTCACTGCACGAAAAACTAG
- the LOC9267256 gene encoding putative disease resistance RPP13-like protein 1 — protein sequence MDMSSYLAVGGWFIQVIFDKYLSYQLQSWAADCGISHEMNRLRVALLRTQSVLHGAEVTPSLSYGSLPWMRELRDVMYHAEDLLDKLEYNRLHHQMQESSSTESNSSPISAFMHSRFRNQGAQASGLEPHWDRSTRVKNQMVNLLERLEQVASGVSEALSLPRKPRHSRYSIMTSSVAHGEIFGRESEIQQLVSTLLSSQVDGDNPVSVASIVGVGGVGKTALAQHVYNNTRVAQYFDMRMWICVTDAFDESRITREMLESVSSSRFRHDSITNFNRLQVALRARLVSKRFLLVLDDVWSNDKITLAIEHENWQKLLSPLKAAANGSKILLTTRSSMVAEMLQSAHITNLECLSDKDCWSLIKMIVFDDTNHLINSQLANIGSEIAKTLNGLPLAAKVVARQLKCKHTTDEWKQVLQRNAVWDEIMPIFQHSYENLPVHLQQCLAYCSIFPKDWEFEAEQLILMWMAQGYVYPDGCRRMEDIGKQYVDELCSRSFFAIQKKQFVSYYVMPPVIHKLAKSVSAEECFRIGGDEQRRIPSSVRHLSIHLDSLSMLDETIPYMNLRTLIFFTSRMVAPINISIPQVVLDNLQSLRVLDLSPCKIDRLPDSIRQCVHLRYLNISSTAINMLPEYLGKLYHLQVLNLSGCRLEKLPSSINNLVSLRHLTAANQILSTITDIGSLRYLQRLPIFKVTSEETNSIIQLGYLQELRGSLHIRNLENIDAPDEAKEAMLCKKVNLTMLQLMWAPARDLVNSDKEAEVLEYLQPHPNLKRLDIIGWMGVKAPSWLESKWLINLELIFLSGCNAWEQLPPLGQLPSVRTIWLQRLKTVRQIGLEVYGNRSSHVAFQSLEELVLDDMQELNEWSWTGQEMMNLRNIVIKDCQKLKELPPLPPSLTELTIAKKGFWVPYHHDVKMTQLTTVTTVSSLCIFNCPKLLARFSSPVTNGVVASFQSLRSLIVDHMRILTCPLLRERLEHIENLDIQDCSEITTFTADNEDVFLHLRSLQSLCISGCNNLQSLPSSLSSLESLDKLILWNCPELELLPDEQLPLSLRKLEVALCNPVLKDRLRKECGIDWPKIAHIPWVEIDGEILQ from the coding sequence ATGGACATGTCCAGTTACCTAGCTGTAGGTGGCTGGTTCATCCAGGTCATTTTTGACAAGTATCTGTCCTACCAGCTTCAGAGCTGGGCGGCCGACTGCGGCATCAGCCATGAGATGAACAGACTTCGTGTCGCGCTGCTTCGCACGCAGTCTGTCCTCCATGGGGCAGAGGTAACACCTTCACTGTCTTACGGCTCCCTCCCATGGATGCGGGAGCTCCGGGATGTCATGTACCATGCAGAGGACCTCCTAGACAAGCTTGAGTACAACCGCCTCCATCATCAAATGCAGGAATCAAGTTCAACAGAGAGCAACAGTAGCCCAATCAGCGCCTTTATGCATTCCAGGTTTCGCAATCAAGGGGCCCAAGCTTCTGGTCTAGAGCCACACTGGGATAGATCAACCAGGGTCAAGAATCAGATGGTAAATCTGTTGGAGCGCCTTGAGCAGGTTGCTAGTGGAGTCAGTGAAGCACTCAGTCTACCAAGGAAGCCCAGGCACAGCAGATACAGCATCATGACAAGCTCAGTTGCCCATGGGGAAATCTTCGGGCGAGAATCAGAAATCCAACAGTTGGTAAGTACTCTTTTAAGCTCTCAGGTTGATGGTGATAATCCAGTCTCGGTTGCCTCCATTGTTGGAGTTGGTGGCGTTGGCAAGACTGCTCTAGCACAGCATGTGTACAACAACACTAGAGTAGCACAGTACTTTGACATGAGAATGTGGATCTGTGTTACTGATGCCTTTGATGAGTCCAGGATCACAAGAGAGATGCTAGAGTCAGTTTCCAGCAGTCGATTTAGGCATGACAGCATAACAAATTTCAACAGGCTTCAGGTGGCACTGCGAGCAAGGCTCGTATCCAAACGGTTTCTGCTTGTCTTAGATGATGTCTGGAGCAATGACAAGATAACTCTGGCGATAGAGCACGAGAACTGGCAGAAGCTTCTTTCTCCCCTAAAGGCTGCAGCAAATGGGAGCAAGATACTTCTGACCACCCGATCCAGTATGGTGGCGGAGATGCTACAGTCAGCCCATATAACTAACCTGGAGTGCTTGTCAGATAAGGATTGCTGGTCCCTGATAAAAATGATTGTGTTTGATGATACGAACCATCTTATAAATTCACAGTTGGCGAATATTGGGAGCGAGATTGCTAAGACACTTAATGGTCTACCTCTTGCCGCAAAGGTGGTCGCTAGACAGCTGAAATGTAAACACACCACAGATGAGTGGAAACAAGTCTTACAGAGAAATGCAGTATGGGATGAAATCATGCCAATTTTTCAGCATAGCTATGAGAATCTCCCAGTGCACCTTCAACAATGCCTTGCATATTGCAGTATCTTCCCCAAGGACTGGGAATTTGAAGCTGAGCAGTTGATCCTCATGTGGATGGCACAAGGTTATGTATACCCAGATGGTTGCAGGAGAATGGAAGACATTGGGAAGCAATATGTTGATGAGTTATGTAGTCGGTCATTTTTTGCCATTCAGAAGAAACAATTTGTCAGCTATTATGTGATGCCTCCCGTTATTCACAAACTTGCCAAATCAGTTTCAGCCGAAGAATGTTTCCGAATAGGAGGTGATGAACAGAGAAGGATCCCATCCTCTGTACGCCATCTATCAATCCATCTAGATAGCCTTTCAATGCTTGACGAGACAATACCATACATGAACCTGCGCACTCTCATTTTCTTTACGAGCAGAATGGTGGCTCCAATCAACATTTCCATCCCACAAGTAGTTCTTGATAACCTTCAAAGCCTTCGTGTCTTGGATTTATCACCTTGCAAGATTGACAGACTTCCTGACAGTATACGACAGTGTGTGCATCTCCGATACCTAAATATCTCATCAACTGCCATCAACATGTTACCAGAATACTTGGGTAAACTTTACCACTTGCAAGTTCTAAACTTATCAGGCTGCAGGCTTGAAAAGTTACCTTCAAGCATAAACAACCTGGTCAGTTTACGGCATCTGACAGCAGCTAACCAGATTCTTTCCACTATAACAGACATAGGAAGCCTAAGATACCTTCAGAGATTGCCCATTTTCAAGGTCACCAGTGAGGAAACAAACAGCATAATTCAGCTTGGTTATCTACAAGAGCTTCGTGGATCCCTCCACATTAGGAACCTTGAGAACATTGATGCTCCTGATGAGGCAAAGGAAGCCATGTTGTGTAAGAAAGTAAACCTGACAATGCTGCAGCTGATGTGGGCACCTGCTCGAGATTTGGTAAACTCAGATAAGGAAGCAGAGGTGTTAGAGTATCTCCAGCCACACCCAAATCTGAAGAGGCTGGACATCATCGGTTGGATGGGAGTCAAAGCCCCCAGTTGGCTTGAAAGCAAATGGCTAATCAATCTTGAGCTCATCTTCCTCAGTGGTTGCAATGCTTGGGAGCAGCTTCCACCACTTGGTCAGCTTCCATCTGTCAGGACTATTTGGTTGCAGCGTTTGAAAACAGTGAGGCAAATAGGCCTAGAGGTATATGGCAATAGAAGTTCACATGTGGCTTTCCAGTCATTAGAGGAGCTAGTTCTTGATGACATGCAAGAACTAAATGAGTGGTCATGGACAGGCCAGGAAATGATGAATCTCCGCAATATTGTGATTAAGGACTGCCAAAAGCTCAAAGAGCTGCCTCCACTACCTCCAAGCCTTACAGAGCTGACAATTGCAAAAAAAGGGTTCTGGGTTCCATACCATCATGATGTGAAGATGACACAATTGACCACTGTCACCACTGTCTCATCTCTCTGCATATTCAATTGCCCCAAGCTACTTGCCAGATTTTCCTCGCCAGTGACCAATGGAGTTGTAGCAAGCTTTCAGTCACTTAGAAGCCTTATCGTTGATCATATGAGAATACTCACATGCCCTCTTTTAAGGGAAAGGCTTGAGCACATTGAGAACCTAGACATCCAAGATTGCTCAGAGATCACCACCTTCACTGCAGACAATGAGGATGTCTTCCTACATCTAAGATCACTACAAAGCCTCTGCATAAGTGGCTGCAACAATCTACAATCGCTGCCTTCCTCATTGTCCAGCCTGGAGTCCCTGGATAAATTAATCTTGTGGAATTGCCCTGAGTTGGAATTACTCCCAGACGAGCAGCTGCCACTGTCTCTTAGAAAGCTTGAAGTCGCACTCTGTAACCCAGTGCTCAAGGATAGACTCAGAAAAGAATGTGGCATTGACTGGCCAAAGATTGCGCATATCCCTTGGGTTGAGATAGATGGTGAAATTCTGCAGTGA